The following proteins are co-located in the Callithrix jacchus isolate 240 chromosome 10, calJac240_pri, whole genome shotgun sequence genome:
- the LOC100396220 gene encoding tripartite motif-containing protein 43: MGSDFPQAFQKELTCVICLDYLVDPVTIGCGHSFCRPCLCLSWEGARSPANCPACREPSHQKDFKTDILLKNLVTIARKASLWQFLSSEKQICGTHKETKKMFCDMDKSLLCSLCSNSQKHRDHKHCPIEGAAEECREKLLKQMRILWEKIQENQRNLNEERKRITLWRGYVYHRALMIRDEYRKLHPVLHKEEKQHLGRLYKAHKEIFPQLLRSWINKYQKKKHLKETYQELMEMCHKPDVELLQDLGDIMARSESVLLHMPQPVNPELTAEPITGLVHRLNRFQVEISFGYEVSNHSIRLFEAVRSWMVRPDREGGSLNSDRPDYFAAWGARGFFSGKHYWELDVDDSWDWALGVCKDSWIRKNGTMITSEDIFLLLCVKVDDHFRLLTTSPMLPHYVEKPLGRVGVFLDFESGSVSFLNVAKSSLIWRYPAGSLKFPVRPFFYTGHR; this comes from the exons ATGGGCTCAGACTTTCCACAGGCCTTCCAGAAGGAGCTCACCTGTGTCATCTGCCTGGACTACCTGGTAGACCCTGTCACCAtaggctgtgggcacagcttctgTAGACCCTGTCTCTGCCTTTCCTGGGAAGGAGCCCGAAGTCCTGCCAATTGCCCTGCATGCAGGGAACCATCACACCAAAAGGACTTCAAAACCGATATTCTTCTCAAGAATTTAGTGACCATTGCCAGAAAAGCCAGTCTCTGGCAGTTCCTGAGCTCCGAGAAACAAATATGTGGGACCCATAAGGAAACAAAGAAGATGTTCTGTGACATGGACAAGAGTCTGCTCTGCTCGCTGTGCTCTAACTCTCAGAAGCACAGGGATCACAAACACTGTCCCATTGAAGGGGCAGCTGAAGAATGCAGG GAGAAGCTCCTAAAGCAAATGAGAATTCTATGGGAAAAGATtcaagaaaatcagagaaatctaaatgaggagagaaaaagaatcacCCTCTGGAGG GGCTATGTGTATCACCGGGCACTGATGATCAGGgatgagtataggaagctgcatcCAGTTCTCCATAAGGAAGAAAAGCAACACTTAGGGAGATTGTACAAGGCACACAAAGAGATATTTCCCCAACTCCTGAGAAGCTGGATCAACAAGtatcaaaagaagaaacacttgaaaGAAACGTATCAGGAACTAATGGAAATGTGTCATAAACCAGATGTGGAGCTGCTCCAG GATTTGGGAGACATCATGGCAAG GAGCGAGTCTGTGCTGCTGCACATGCCCCAGCCTGTGAATCCAGAGCTCACTGCAGAGCCCATCACTGGACTGGTGCACAGGCTCAACCGCTTCCAAG TGGAAATTTCCTTCGGTTATGAAGTAAGCAATCACAGTATCAGGCTGTTCGAGGCTGTGAGAAGTTGGATGGTTAGACCTGACCGGGAAGGTGGATCTTTGAATTCTGACAGACCTGACTATTTTGCTGCATGGGGAGCCCGGGGCTTCTTCTCTGGGAAACACTACTGGGAGCTGGATGTGGACGACTCCTGGGACTGGGCTCTGGGAGTCTGTAAGGACTCCTGGATAAGGAAGAATGGCACCATGATTACATCTGAGgacatatttcttcttttatgtgtGAAGGTGGATGATCATTTCCGTCTCTTGACCACCTCTCCAATGCTTCCTCACTATGTAGAGAAACCTCTGGGCCGGGTTGGTGTGTTTCTGGATTTTGAAAGTGGAAGTGTGAGTTTTTTGAATGTCGCCAAGAGTTCCCTCATATGGCGTTACCCAGCTGGCTCCTTAAAGTTCCCTGTCAGGCCTTTCTTTTACACTGGCCACAGATGA